The sequence CATCTGGCAGGGACAAGCGCGAGTTTGATAACGATTGTGGCATCGGCCGCATGGCACACCTGCGTGGTCTGCAGGCACCGATGGGCGGCTGTTGTCAGACAACGAGCGTTGCGCAAAAACTGCGTCAACGCTTATTTATCGTAGGGCGATATTTCTGTCTGTCTACTCTTCGACGTGCCGCAGCGAGAGGTCGACCGCGCGCACGTCTTTTGTCAGACGACCGATGGAGATGCGGTCGACACCAAGTTCGGCGTAATCGCGCACGCGCTCCAGGTCCACGCCGCCGCTGGCTTCCAGCTCCGCGCGGCCTGCGGTGATACGCACTGCCTCGGCCATGTCCTCGTTGCTCATGTTGTCGAGCAGGATCATCTTGGCGCCGGCCTCCAGTGCTTCCTGCAGCTCGGCAAGATTCTCCACCTCGACTTCGATGAACACGTTCGATGGGGCGAGCGCCTGGGCCCGCGTGAAGGCCTGCGCGATGCCGCCGGCAGCGATGATGTGGTTTTCCTTGATCAGCACGCCGTCATAAAGGCCGACCCGGTGATTGATGCCGCCTCCGACCGCGACGGCGTACTTCTGGGCAAGACGCAGACCAGGCAGCGTCTTGCGGGTGTCCACGATCTTGGCGCGGGTGCCACGCACGGCGTCGACAAAGCTGCGCGTGAGCGTCGCCGTGCTGGACAGCAGCTGCAGGAAGTTCAACGCGGTCCGCTCGGCGGTGAGCAGCGCGCGCGCGTTTGCGGAGATGTCGCAGATCGGCTGTTCCGGCACGATCGGGTCGCCGTCCTGCACATGCCAGACGATCCGGGATTCCGGCGCAAGGGCCAGGAAGGTGCTCTGGAACCAGGGGATGCCGCACAGCACGGCGGACTCGCGGCTGATCACTCTCCCGC is a genomic window of Niveibacterium sp. SC-1 containing:
- the nadC gene encoding carboxylating nicotinate-nucleotide diphosphorylase codes for the protein MELNEQLRAEIQRNVAAALAEDIGTGDLTARLIPAETEARGRVISRESAVLCGIPWFQSTFLALAPESRIVWHVQDGDPIVPEQPICDISANARALLTAERTALNFLQLLSSTATLTRSFVDAVRGTRAKIVDTRKTLPGLRLAQKYAVAVGGGINHRVGLYDGVLIKENHIIAAGGIAQAFTRAQALAPSNVFIEVEVENLAELQEALEAGAKMILLDNMSNEDMAEAVRITAGRAELEASGGVDLERVRDYAELGVDRISIGRLTKDVRAVDLSLRHVEE